ACATTCTAAGGCTAATTTGATCTCTTGGTGAGTATGAGTACTTTCAAAAGCGGATTTACAATCCGCTAATTGCTGAAAACTTCCGTCTTTAACCCATTTGTTGTAGTGGTAATAGACATTTTGCCAAGTAATCAGACTGTTTTCAGGTCTAAGTGTTCGCCAAGAACAGCCCGACTTCAACACAAACAAGATCGCATTGAACACATAAGCATAGCTAACTTTTTGCCGATTATGCCCTATTTTGTGCGTTAAATGCGGTAAAACGTATCTTTTAAAGTTTTCGTCAGAGAGATAAGTTGGAAGTTGTGCCATGATGTTTTTATAACAATTTACAAAAATCTCAACTAA
This region of Bacteroidetes Order II. bacterium genomic DNA includes:
- a CDS encoding transposase, producing MAQLPTYLSDENFKRYVLPHLTHKIGHNRQKVSYAYVFNAILFVLKSGCSWRTLRPENSLITWQNVYYHYNKWVKDGSFQQLADCKSAFESTHTHQEIKLALECIQLDGTHTPAKKGASK